The nucleotide sequence AACAGGTCTGCCAGGATATGGATGCCCTGGGCATCAGGCTGGATCTTGAAGCCAACGCCAACGCGGGCTCCGACATAGCGCTGCTGAGCGCGCCGGAATCCCGGGTGACAGTGCTGAAGGTTCCCACCGACGAAGAGCTGATGATCGCCCTGGAAACGCAGCGGCTCTTATCCCGTTAACAATCAGAACCATATAGAAATACGCCTCCGAAAAAGGGGTTCGCCATGCGTATTGACCAACTGCTCAACAAGCTTTGCCTCACCAAGACCCGAAACATCGCCAAAACTGCCTGCGACAAGGGCTTGGTGAGCCTGAACGGCAAAACCGCCAAAGCCTCCGCCGAGGTGAGAGAGGGGGATTTGCTGGTCTTCAGGCTCTATGGCTTCGAACACGAAATCAGGATAGACAAAGTTCCCTCCGGCAACGTGGCCAAAAAAGACGCCACGGACTATTATACCCTTCTGGGGCGCAAGGAGTTGCCGAACTGAAACGCCTGCTTTGGCTGTTCGCTCTTTGCCTGCTCGCTGCGGGATTGGCGGCTCAGGAATACAAGGTGGCGGCCTTCACGGAAAACTTCGTTATCCACAGCGTGGATGGCGGTTTCCCCGGCGGCCGGAGCTTCGTGGATGAACTGGACTCGAGGATAGGAAAGCTCCAGATGGATTTGGGCGTCTATCCAGAAGGCAAGGCCGAAATCTTCATCGTTCCTGACCGCGCCTCTTACCAGGCCCTGGCCCGGGGACGCGGTGCCATTGTGGAATTCAGCGAGGCTTTCTATTCCGGCCGGGAACGCCGCATCTATGCCCGCAGCGCCGACCAGGTTCCCGCCAATTACAGCGGGCTGATCCTGCACGAATACACCCACTGGCTGCTGGATGAACTGATGATCGGGGCCCCCCTCTGGTTGCACGAAGGCCTGGCCACGGAATACGGGCACCAACTGGGGCTCGACCGCTACTATCACTATGTGAGGGAACGCTTTTGGGGCAACCGCATGGACCTCTTCAGGCTGGCCTACAACTATCCGAAGCAGCGGGAAGATTGGGAAATGTACTATTTAACCTCATATTTCGCCGTGCGTTACATGCGCGAGAAAGACCCGAAGGCCTGGCGTGCGTTCTGGAACATCGTGGCCGCCCACAACCGCCGGGGAGAGCGGGTCCGTTTCGCGGAAGCTTTCGGCCGGGCCTACAATTCCAACCTCCACAGCTTCAGTCTGGATTTCGCGGAAGCCAGCCGCCGCAAAGCCTGGATCTACCTCATCACCGGCTTTTCCTCGCTAATCTTCGCGCTGCTGCCTTTTATGGTGATAATCGCCACGTTGCGCCAGAGGAGGAAAATGAAAGCCCTGCCGGACTTGGAAATACCGGCGGAAAAAGAAGTTACGGTTCCGGAAACCGACCCTCCCGAAGCATCGGGACAGGACGAACAACCGGAGCCGTGACCGCAATCTGGGAGAAAAATGTATCCTATAAGTTTTGGAAGCGACAACCACAGCGGAGTGCATCCCAAGGTCTGGGAAGCCTTGCGCAAAGCGGACCTGGGCTATTGTCCCGCCTACGGGGAAGATCCCCTCACCGAAAAAGTGCTGAAAAAGCTCGAATGGCTGTTCGGAGGCGGCTGCGAGGCCGCTTTCCTGATCACCGGAACCGGGGCGAACGTGGTGGCCCTGCAAAACTACATCCGTTCCTACAACGCGGTTTTTTGCGCCAACACGGCCCACATCAACGTTGACGAGTGCGGAGCCGTGCAGAAATTCACCCAGGCGCGGCTGAAGGTGATCGATACCCGGGACGGCAAGCTGACCCCCGAACTCATCCATCCGCATCTGCTCACCAACCGCGACCAGCACCATTCCCAGGGCCGGGTGGTCTCCATCACCCAAAGCACGGAATACGGCACGCTTTATTCTCTGGCCGAACTCAAAGCCCTGGCTGACTTTTCCCACGAACACGGGATGTTTCTGCACATCGACGGCGCACGGCTCGCCAACGCCGCCGCCGCCCTGGAATGCAGCCTGAAAGAGATGACCAAGGACGTCGGGGCCGACACGGTGAGCCTGGGCGGAGCGAAAAACGGCCTCCTCTTCGGCGAAGCGCTGATCAGCTTCACGCCGGAACAGACCGCGGACCTGCGTTTCTACCGCAAACAGGGAAACCAGCTCTTTTCCAAGATGCGCTACATCGCCGCGCAGTTCGACGCCTATCTGGAAGATGAGCTCTGGCGTGTCAACGCCCTGCACGCTAACAAGATGGCCGCGCTGCTCGCCTCCCGGATCAGGGATATTCCGCAAGTGCGCATAACCCAGCCGGTGACGGTGAATTCCCTCTACGTGATACTCCCGCCCG is from Candidatus Cloacimonadota bacterium and encodes:
- a CDS encoding RNA-binding protein, which codes for MRIDQLLNKLCLTKTRNIAKTACDKGLVSLNGKTAKASAEVREGDLLVFRLYGFEHEIRIDKVPSGNVAKKDATDYYTLLGRKELPN
- a CDS encoding threonine aldolase, which produces MYPISFGSDNHSGVHPKVWEALRKADLGYCPAYGEDPLTEKVLKKLEWLFGGGCEAAFLITGTGANVVALQNYIRSYNAVFCANTAHINVDECGAVQKFTQARLKVIDTRDGKLTPELIHPHLLTNRDQHHSQGRVVSITQSTEYGTLYSLAELKALADFSHEHGMFLHIDGARLANAAAALECSLKEMTKDVGADTVSLGGAKNGLLFGEALISFTPEQTADLRFYRKQGNQLFSKMRYIAAQFDAYLEDELWRVNALHANKMAALLASRIRDIPQVRITQPVTVNSLYVILPPDITPALQEKYRFYMWNEARNEVRLMCSFNTTEEHVREFVADLKSML
- a CDS encoding M1 family metallopeptidase; this encodes MAAFTENFVIHSVDGGFPGGRSFVDELDSRIGKLQMDLGVYPEGKAEIFIVPDRASYQALARGRGAIVEFSEAFYSGRERRIYARSADQVPANYSGLILHEYTHWLLDELMIGAPLWLHEGLATEYGHQLGLDRYYHYVRERFWGNRMDLFRLAYNYPKQREDWEMYYLTSYFAVRYMREKDPKAWRAFWNIVAAHNRRGERVRFAEAFGRAYNSNLHSFSLDFAEASRRKAWIYLITGFSSLIFALLPFMVIIATLRQRRKMKALPDLEIPAEKEVTVPETDPPEASGQDEQPEP